Within the Aeromicrobium sp. Root236 genome, the region AGCAGGACCGGGTCCTCGCGGACCTGCGGGTCCTGGGTCATGCGGCCGACCTTGCAGCCCTTGAGGGCTTGCCGCGGCCGGGTCAGGTAGGCCTCGATGCGAGCCATCGGGTCACCCGGACCGTCCAGGTCGGACGTTGCGGGGAGGGCGTCCGCAACGTTGCGCTCGAGGGCGGCGAGCGCGAGATCTCGTTTGGTGGGGAAGTGGTGATACATGCTGCCCTGGCCGACGCCGGACCGCTGGCGTACGTCACGGGGGCTCGTGTCGGCATAGCCGCGTTCCCACAACAGGTCGCTCATGGTCTCGACCAGCAGGTCTCGGGAGCTCATGTGAGCAGTCTATACATACCAGTAGGTACAGAACCCGATCAGGGCGTGAGCGCGCTTCGTGAAACGATGTCGCCATGAGCCAAGACGGACGCGGCGTGCTGGTCTTCGACAAGCCCCTGGTGTGCCAGGTGTGCGGCAACGACCGCTTCCTGCAGCGCGAGATCAAGATGCAGACGACGGGCATGACGTTCTTCGACCTCGACTTCCTCAACGAGTCGTCCGACGGCGTGGTCTGCGATCGCTGCGGCTACGTCCACATGTTCGCGGCCCGCGTCCACGAGTGGCAGTGAGCCGCAGGGTCGATGCCTGACGTCGGCG harbors:
- a CDS encoding TetR/AcrR family transcriptional regulator; amino-acid sequence: MSSRDLLVETMSDLLWERGYADTSPRDVRQRSGVGQGSMYHHFPTKRDLALAALERNVADALPATSDLDGPGDPMARIEAYLTRPRQALKGCKVGRMTQDPQVREDPVLLAPVARAFARAQVSWAGALREAIATGQLPDSLDPERLAHTLMAVIQGGYVLAIAQQDAAPFEDACAGALDLLRAAAPSTRKTTTPRRT
- a CDS encoding zinc ribbon domain-containing protein, whose protein sequence is MSQDGRGVLVFDKPLVCQVCGNDRFLQREIKMQTTGMTFFDLDFLNESSDGVVCDRCGYVHMFAARVHEWQ